The sequence AGACGGTAACGTGATAGATACGCTCCCCCCCATGGTCGGTCCTCGGTTCGATCTGCGCGACCGACCGCTAATGGCCTTTCCGGGCGCTCCGATTAGGGGCTTTGGACGTAACGCACCCGAATCTGTCCTGGCGCTCGCGCGCTATGTACCTCAATTGATCTTTACTGTGGCTCCGGATGGCACACTTTGGCTGGCGTACTCGAATCGCTATCAGCTCATCCAACGCACACTCGTGGGCGACACCATTCAAGTGATTGATGCTTCACATCGACCCGTACCCCCCTTATCGCCAGCGGATGAGCGCATATTGCGTGAGGGTTTGCTCCTCGTTGACGTCGAACGGGCTGAATTCGCCTATGGGAGGCAGCTCCTTCGCTTCATACACGTCCTAGCCGACGGTCATGTGATGATTGGATTGGAGGACGATCCAGGAAGAGGCGTCTCGACGATCGACATTCTGACGTCGCACGGAGACTATGAGGGTTCCCTTCTGCTGCCCGTACCCCTTGATGCGCAATCTCAAATTGCATCTCGTGGTGATACCATTGTGTTTGTTACGCGCGACGCCCTCGAAGTCGCGTCAGTGGTTCACGCGTCGATTCGAAAGCCTTGATCATGCGCACGAGTCGCGTGGTGTCCTTCTTCAGTGTTTTGGTTAGTCTTGCGGCTTCCTTGTTCGCCACCAGATCGGCCACCACCGCACAGGAACCACAACTGGTGATCACTCCGGTTTTGGAGTTGGCTTCCTCCGAAACGGTCTTTGCTTACGCCCGTGTTTCTCCAGACGGCACGAAGGCGGTGTTTACATTGCAAGACCGCGAGCAAGCGTCGATGGCCCTCCATGTGGTGGATTTGTCAAGTGAAAGGCGTCTGTTTGTGGAGCCGGGTATCGATGGCTATTGGTCTCCGGAAGGCGATAGGGTGATTTACCGAAGCGGAATGCCCGGAGCAGGTGTCAGCATTCTTCATATGAACACCGGCTTCGTTAGTCGCCGCATTGGACCAGAGTCACTTGGTGACTACCCGAGTTGGGGCTTACTTGACGGACGCGACGTCATCTTGACGATTGACGGAGAGTACTATTTTCGCCGGGGCGATATCGCTGAGGCCGATGCGTTGCCGATGGAGGCTTGTCCCGATATTGGAGTGGGCGATCGGCCATTGCTTTCTAAAGACGGTACGCGGGTGTCTGTTTTTGTTAACGGCTCCGTGGTCGTTCGCAATTTGATGGGATGCGACGAAGTGTTTTTTACAGGCGAGCTGGGCGCCAAGGCCGACTTTTCTTTCGACGGTAGATACATCGCTTTTCATTCACCACGATTGGATGGATTCGGATACGAGATCAAAATCGTCGACCTCGAGGCGCGCACCGTGCGAACACTTAGCGACTTGGAAGGTTCTAG comes from Gemmatimonadota bacterium and encodes:
- a CDS encoding 6-bladed beta-propeller, which codes for MNLTIGPHGEVLVADPQLGHIHMFDSSGRFVRAIGSRGEGPGEFDVPLAMGWDANSHLWVSDARGYYHVFDSTGVPVESHSHGFVTPARITGQGAFDAEGNFLDETELRPQGSSRITVALIRVAPDGNVIDTLPPMVGPRFDLRDRPLMAFPGAPIRGFGRNAPESVLALARYVPQLIFTVAPDGTLWLAYSNRYQLIQRTLVGDTIQVIDASHRPVPPLSPADERILREGLLLVDVERAEFAYGRQLLRFIHVLADGHVMIGLEDDPGRGVSTIDILTSHGDYEGSLLLPVPLDAQSQIASRGDTIVFVTRDALEVASVVHASIRKP